The following are encoded in a window of Geobacter metallireducens GS-15 genomic DNA:
- a CDS encoding D-2-hydroxyacid dehydrogenase, giving the protein MKISNLLIHLHNNIDAFTLKPRHVEQIRQALPEVAITVSASDSDFMDRLPDAEYALVWVFKPEWYATAPRLKALFTPAAGRDWVAADPSGRVMTCHGSFHGRIMRESLLSMMLYFNRRLGQSLEDQGRRMWGRPDYSGCVGLFSQRVMIVGLGALGQSMAELLKAFGAHVTGVKRNPESFAGSPCVDRVISFDALEEALPEADHVVLLLPGGTATDGIFTARHFNAMRPGAYLYNLGRGNCYREEDLVAALEDGRLAGAGLDVFAEEPLPASSPLWEQRNVLITPHSSAISREYLDLFIQEWLETLRKGAPQNA; this is encoded by the coding sequence ATGAAGATCAGCAATCTCCTTATCCATCTGCACAACAACATTGACGCCTTCACCCTGAAGCCACGTCACGTCGAGCAGATACGCCAAGCACTCCCGGAAGTGGCCATTACCGTCTCGGCGAGCGACAGCGACTTCATGGACCGGCTTCCCGATGCCGAATATGCCCTTGTGTGGGTCTTCAAACCCGAGTGGTATGCGACCGCTCCCCGGCTTAAGGCACTCTTCACTCCTGCCGCCGGCCGTGACTGGGTTGCGGCAGACCCGTCAGGGAGGGTGATGACCTGTCATGGCAGCTTCCACGGTCGTATCATGCGCGAGAGTCTTCTCTCCATGATGCTTTATTTCAACCGGCGCCTCGGCCAGTCGCTTGAAGATCAGGGCCGCCGGATGTGGGGGCGTCCGGACTACAGCGGTTGTGTCGGCCTCTTCAGCCAGCGGGTCATGATCGTAGGTTTGGGGGCGCTGGGGCAGTCCATGGCGGAACTGCTCAAAGCCTTCGGTGCGCACGTAACCGGGGTCAAGCGCAACCCGGAATCCTTTGCGGGCAGCCCTTGTGTCGACAGGGTGATCTCTTTTGACGCGCTGGAGGAGGCGTTGCCTGAAGCCGATCATGTGGTTCTGCTGCTTCCCGGCGGGACGGCAACCGATGGTATTTTCACCGCACGACACTTCAATGCCATGAGGCCGGGAGCCTACCTTTACAACCTGGGTCGAGGGAACTGTTACCGGGAGGAAGACCTTGTGGCCGCCCTGGAGGATGGCCGCCTGGCAGGTGCCGGTCTGGATGTCTTTGCCGAAGAGCCGCTGCCGGCCTCCTCGCCTCTCTGGGAGCAACGCAACGTCCTGATCACGCCCCATTCCAGCGCCATCAGCCGGGAGTACCTCGACCTCTTTATTCAGGAGTGGCTAGAGACCCTGCGGAAGGGTGCGCCGCAGAACGCGTAA